The proteins below are encoded in one region of Aequorivita iocasae:
- a CDS encoding O-antigen ligase family protein → MIGLLAYVDRSLMVFYMLGILVYFIYSIILKKNKALYVLLAAAYITGVEVFLRMTKAFVFYETGKYAVMFFVLLGILYLGFKRNAISYIGYILLLLPGVLVSLDAISYDANFRTTVLFNLSGPLCLSFAAIFCYGRTISLKNFLKVLDFIVYPLISTVVYIILYTPDIQEVVTGTASNAALSGGYGPNQVATVLGLGMFILFSRLLIPYRNIIVQWCMMFLMIVMTYRALLTFSRGGVLISLIISVVFIVFIYVSSNIKSKAKITVKVLSLLGVALMVWSYTLVQTGGLIGNRYANEDALGREKEDVTTGRVDLLAVEIDAFKENPIFGIGIGQGKFQFREEMGIISASHNEISRMLSEHGLLGILALLILLIAPMLTKMKGRKNIYFYPFLLFWGLTIVTTSMRIAAPAFIYALCLLNIDYAPKKKPALHRK, encoded by the coding sequence TTGATAGGTTTATTGGCGTATGTAGATCGTTCATTGATGGTGTTTTATATGCTTGGTATTTTAGTTTATTTTATTTATTCTATAATACTAAAAAAGAATAAAGCTCTTTATGTTCTTCTTGCTGCAGCTTACATTACTGGAGTGGAGGTTTTTCTTCGTATGACCAAAGCTTTTGTTTTCTATGAAACGGGAAAGTATGCTGTTATGTTTTTTGTTTTATTGGGAATATTGTATTTGGGTTTTAAAAGAAACGCAATTTCTTATATAGGTTACATTTTATTATTATTGCCTGGTGTTTTGGTATCATTGGATGCGATTTCTTACGATGCGAATTTTAGAACTACAGTACTTTTCAATCTCAGCGGGCCTTTATGTTTAAGTTTTGCTGCTATTTTCTGTTATGGCAGAACAATATCATTAAAAAATTTTCTTAAGGTTTTAGATTTTATAGTTTATCCTTTAATAAGTACAGTAGTGTATATAATATTATATACTCCCGATATTCAAGAAGTTGTAACTGGCACTGCTTCAAATGCTGCTTTGTCAGGTGGGTATGGACCAAACCAAGTAGCTACTGTATTAGGATTGGGAATGTTTATTTTATTTTCCCGATTATTGATTCCCTATAGAAATATAATTGTTCAATGGTGTATGATGTTTTTAATGATTGTAATGACATATCGTGCATTGCTTACATTCTCTAGGGGAGGGGTTCTGATCTCACTGATTATTTCGGTAGTTTTTATAGTTTTTATATACGTAAGCAGTAATATAAAAAGCAAAGCAAAAATAACTGTTAAAGTATTATCTTTATTAGGTGTAGCCCTGATGGTTTGGTCATATACATTGGTACAAACAGGGGGCCTTATTGGAAATCGTTATGCCAATGAGGATGCATTGGGAAGGGAAAAGGAAGATGTTACGACCGGTCGTGTCGATTTATTGGCCGTAGAGATTGATGCCTTCAAGGAGAATCCGATTTTTGGAATTGGAATTGGACAGGGCAAGTTTCAATTTAGGGAAGAAATGGGAATTATTTCCGCATCCCATAATGAAATATCACGCATGTTATCTGAACATGGTTTACTGGGTATTTTAGCATTATTAATTCTTTTAATCGCTCCTATGTTAACAAAAATGAAAGGCCGAAAGAACATCTATTTCTATCCATTTTTATTATTCTGGGGTCTTACAATCGTCACCACATCAATGCGCATCGCCGCCCCAGCCTTTATATATGCCTTATGTTTGTTGAATATAGATTATGCACCCAAGAAAAAACCTGCTTTACATAGGAAATAA